A genome region from Calliopsis andreniformis isolate RMS-2024a chromosome 2, iyCalAndr_principal, whole genome shotgun sequence includes the following:
- the Metro gene encoding membrane palmitoylated protein 7-like protein metro isoform X1, which produces MTAALVMENVNWDPALSKLLNSLQENKNEIPSCTEEEFGFLSELLQSKELNALVNVHNKIVNNVKDDKFFPVLSNSMDIDIEVLDLLATRTHVSKDCKELFHLLQKPHIQGLLCAHDAVAQKDYYPRLPEIPLEVDEDEETVKIVQLVKSNEPLCGAGVEPIVGATIKTCEVTGKIVIARIMHGGAADRSGLIHVGDEVCEVNGISVEGKTPNCVLKILQNSEGTITFKIVPADSKGGIRESKVRVRAHFSYKASEDPYIPCKEAGLDFSNGEVLHIVSQDDAYWWQARREGDRNMRAGLIPSRALQERRIILERQQKEKIDDDNISLCSVPVPLPALCPRPSTSLHASPTKCNLQGVKTKKIMYDATENDDFDREEIPTYEEVAKLYPRPGLYRPVVLIGPPGVGRNELKRRLMATDPDKYKTPVPYTSRPPRPGEINSKEYHFVSREKMEEEIDAGKFIEYGEYKGNLYGTSSESVSSLINAGYVCLLNPHYQALKMLRTPQTKPYVIYIKPPRFEILKETRNDARARSTFDESNSRGFTDEEFQEILHSAARIEFLYSHLFDEVIVNADLSMAFEQLVNAVHRVESEPLWVPASWVQ; this is translated from the exons ATGACAGCGGCGCTCGTCATGGAGAACGTGAATTGGGACCCTG CATTATCCAAACTCCTAAATTCTCTTCAGGAGAATAAGAACGAAATACCGAGCTGCACGGAGGAGGAATTCGGCTTTCTCAGCGAGTTGTTGCAGTCGAAGGAATTGAACGCCTTAGTGAACGTTCACAATAAAATCGTGAACAATGTCAAGGACGATAAATTTTTCCCGGTGCTCTCCAACTCCATGGACATCGATATCGAAGTACTGGATCTGTTAGCAACCAGAACTCACGTCTCAAAGGACTGCAAGGAACTGTTTCACCTACTCCAAAAGCCGCACATACAG GGTCTTCTGTGCGCGCACGATGCTGTCGCCCAGAAGGACTATTATCCCCGATTGCCAGAGATTCCCCTAGAAGTGGACGAAGACGAGGAAACGGTGAAGATCGTGCAGCTTGTGAAGTCGAACGAGCCCTTG TGTGGTGCCGGCGTTGAACCGATCGTG GGGGCGACCATAAAAACGTGCGAGGTCACTGGCAAGATCGTGATAGCGCGAATAATGCACGGCGGCGCGGCCGATAGATCCGGCCTCATTCACGTCGGAGACGAGGTTTGCGAGGTCAACGGCATCAGCGTCGAAGGAAAGACTCCGAACTGTGTTCTTAAGATACTG CAAAATTCGGAAGGTACCATAACGTTTAAGATAGTTCCTGCCGACAGCAAGGGGGGTATTCGGGAGAGCAAG GTGCGAGTGAGAGCACACTTTTCGTACAAAGCTTCCGAAGATCCGTACATACCTTGCAAGGAGGCTGGACTAGATTTTTCCAATGGTGAGGTCCTCCACATCGTCAGTCAGGATGACGCTTATTG GTGGCAAGCTAGACGCGAGGGTGATAGAAACATGAGAGCTGGCTTGATCCCCAGCAGAGCTCTTCAGGAGAGACGGATTATTCTCGAGAGACAGCAAAAGGAAAAGATCGATGATGATAATATAA GCTTGTGTTCTGTTCCAGTGCCTTTGCCCGCATTGTGCCCCCGTCCCAGTACCTCTTTGCACGCCTCGCCTACAAAGTGCAACTTGCAGGGCGTAAAAACTAAAAAAATCATGTATGACGCTACAGAGAACGACGATTTCGACCGGGAAGAAATACCGACCTACGAAGAGGTCGCCAAGCTCTATCCGAGACCTGGCCTGTACCGGCCGGTGGTTCTGATCGGGCCACCGGGAGTCGGCAGGAACGAGCTGAAGAGGCGGCTAATGGCCACCGATCCCGATAAGTACAAGACGCCCGTGCCTT ATACTTCGAGACCACCGAGGCCGGGCGAAATAAACAGCAAAGAGTACCACTTCGTGAGCCGCGAGAAAATGGAAGAGGAGATCGACGCTGGAAAGTTTATCGAATACGGCGAGTACAAGGGTAACTTGTATGGTACCAGCTCCGAGAGCGTGAGCTCGCTGATAAACGCTGGATACGTGTGCCTGTTGAACCCACACTATCAGGCCCTCAAGATGCTTCGAACACCCCAGACGAAACCGTACGTGATATACATAAAACCACCGAGGTTCGAGATACTGAAAGAGACGAGGAACGACGCCAGAGCAAGATCTACGTTTGACGAAAGCAACTCGCGAGGTTTCACG GACGAGGAGTTTCAGGAGATCTTGCACAGCGCAGCCAGGATAGAATTCTTGTATTCTCATCTGTTCGACGAGGTAATTGTGAACGCTGACCTCTCAATGGCGTTCGAGCAGCTGGTGAACGCTGTGCATCGAGTAGAGTCAGAGCCGCTCTGGGTACCTGCCTCCTGGGTTCAATAA
- the Metro gene encoding membrane palmitoylated protein 7-like protein metro isoform X2 — protein sequence MTAALVMENVNWDPALSKLLNSLQENKNEIPSCTEEEFGFLSELLQSKELNALVNVHNKIVNNVKDDKFFPVLSNSMDIDIEVLDLLATRTHVSKDCKELFHLLQKPHIQGLLCAHDAVAQKDYYPRLPEIPLEVDEDEETVKIVQLVKSNEPLGATIKTCEVTGKIVIARIMHGGAADRSGLIHVGDEVCEVNGISVEGKTPNCVLKILQNSEGTITFKIVPADSKGGIRESKVRVRAHFSYKASEDPYIPCKEAGLDFSNGEVLHIVSQDDAYWWQARREGDRNMRAGLIPSRALQERRIILERQQKEKIDDDNISLCSVPVPLPALCPRPSTSLHASPTKCNLQGVKTKKIMYDATENDDFDREEIPTYEEVAKLYPRPGLYRPVVLIGPPGVGRNELKRRLMATDPDKYKTPVPYTSRPPRPGEINSKEYHFVSREKMEEEIDAGKFIEYGEYKGNLYGTSSESVSSLINAGYVCLLNPHYQALKMLRTPQTKPYVIYIKPPRFEILKETRNDARARSTFDESNSRGFTDEEFQEILHSAARIEFLYSHLFDEVIVNADLSMAFEQLVNAVHRVESEPLWVPASWVQ from the exons ATGACAGCGGCGCTCGTCATGGAGAACGTGAATTGGGACCCTG CATTATCCAAACTCCTAAATTCTCTTCAGGAGAATAAGAACGAAATACCGAGCTGCACGGAGGAGGAATTCGGCTTTCTCAGCGAGTTGTTGCAGTCGAAGGAATTGAACGCCTTAGTGAACGTTCACAATAAAATCGTGAACAATGTCAAGGACGATAAATTTTTCCCGGTGCTCTCCAACTCCATGGACATCGATATCGAAGTACTGGATCTGTTAGCAACCAGAACTCACGTCTCAAAGGACTGCAAGGAACTGTTTCACCTACTCCAAAAGCCGCACATACAG GGTCTTCTGTGCGCGCACGATGCTGTCGCCCAGAAGGACTATTATCCCCGATTGCCAGAGATTCCCCTAGAAGTGGACGAAGACGAGGAAACGGTGAAGATCGTGCAGCTTGTGAAGTCGAACGAGCCCTTG GGGGCGACCATAAAAACGTGCGAGGTCACTGGCAAGATCGTGATAGCGCGAATAATGCACGGCGGCGCGGCCGATAGATCCGGCCTCATTCACGTCGGAGACGAGGTTTGCGAGGTCAACGGCATCAGCGTCGAAGGAAAGACTCCGAACTGTGTTCTTAAGATACTG CAAAATTCGGAAGGTACCATAACGTTTAAGATAGTTCCTGCCGACAGCAAGGGGGGTATTCGGGAGAGCAAG GTGCGAGTGAGAGCACACTTTTCGTACAAAGCTTCCGAAGATCCGTACATACCTTGCAAGGAGGCTGGACTAGATTTTTCCAATGGTGAGGTCCTCCACATCGTCAGTCAGGATGACGCTTATTG GTGGCAAGCTAGACGCGAGGGTGATAGAAACATGAGAGCTGGCTTGATCCCCAGCAGAGCTCTTCAGGAGAGACGGATTATTCTCGAGAGACAGCAAAAGGAAAAGATCGATGATGATAATATAA GCTTGTGTTCTGTTCCAGTGCCTTTGCCCGCATTGTGCCCCCGTCCCAGTACCTCTTTGCACGCCTCGCCTACAAAGTGCAACTTGCAGGGCGTAAAAACTAAAAAAATCATGTATGACGCTACAGAGAACGACGATTTCGACCGGGAAGAAATACCGACCTACGAAGAGGTCGCCAAGCTCTATCCGAGACCTGGCCTGTACCGGCCGGTGGTTCTGATCGGGCCACCGGGAGTCGGCAGGAACGAGCTGAAGAGGCGGCTAATGGCCACCGATCCCGATAAGTACAAGACGCCCGTGCCTT ATACTTCGAGACCACCGAGGCCGGGCGAAATAAACAGCAAAGAGTACCACTTCGTGAGCCGCGAGAAAATGGAAGAGGAGATCGACGCTGGAAAGTTTATCGAATACGGCGAGTACAAGGGTAACTTGTATGGTACCAGCTCCGAGAGCGTGAGCTCGCTGATAAACGCTGGATACGTGTGCCTGTTGAACCCACACTATCAGGCCCTCAAGATGCTTCGAACACCCCAGACGAAACCGTACGTGATATACATAAAACCACCGAGGTTCGAGATACTGAAAGAGACGAGGAACGACGCCAGAGCAAGATCTACGTTTGACGAAAGCAACTCGCGAGGTTTCACG GACGAGGAGTTTCAGGAGATCTTGCACAGCGCAGCCAGGATAGAATTCTTGTATTCTCATCTGTTCGACGAGGTAATTGTGAACGCTGACCTCTCAATGGCGTTCGAGCAGCTGGTGAACGCTGTGCATCGAGTAGAGTCAGAGCCGCTCTGGGTACCTGCCTCCTGGGTTCAATAA
- the Metro gene encoding membrane palmitoylated protein 7-like protein metro isoform X3: MTAALVMENVNWDPALSKLLNSLQENKNEIPSCTEEEFGFLSELLQSKELNALVNVHNKIVNNVKDDKFFPVLSNSMDIDIEVLDLLATRTHVSKDCKELFHLLQKPHIQGLLCAHDAVAQKDYYPRLPEIPLEVDEDEETVKIVQLVKSNEPLCGAGVEPIVGATIKTCEVTGKIVIARIMHGGAADRSGLIHVGDEVCEVNGISVEGKTPNCVLKILQNSEGTITFKIVPADSKGGIRESKVRVRAHFSYKASEDPYIPCKEAGLDFSNGEVLHIVSQDDAYWWQARREGDRNMRAGLIPSRALQERRIILERQQKEKIDDDNIKNDDFDREEIPTYEEVAKLYPRPGLYRPVVLIGPPGVGRNELKRRLMATDPDKYKTPVPYTSRPPRPGEINSKEYHFVSREKMEEEIDAGKFIEYGEYKGNLYGTSSESVSSLINAGYVCLLNPHYQALKMLRTPQTKPYVIYIKPPRFEILKETRNDARARSTFDESNSRGFTDEEFQEILHSAARIEFLYSHLFDEVIVNADLSMAFEQLVNAVHRVESEPLWVPASWVQ, translated from the exons ATGACAGCGGCGCTCGTCATGGAGAACGTGAATTGGGACCCTG CATTATCCAAACTCCTAAATTCTCTTCAGGAGAATAAGAACGAAATACCGAGCTGCACGGAGGAGGAATTCGGCTTTCTCAGCGAGTTGTTGCAGTCGAAGGAATTGAACGCCTTAGTGAACGTTCACAATAAAATCGTGAACAATGTCAAGGACGATAAATTTTTCCCGGTGCTCTCCAACTCCATGGACATCGATATCGAAGTACTGGATCTGTTAGCAACCAGAACTCACGTCTCAAAGGACTGCAAGGAACTGTTTCACCTACTCCAAAAGCCGCACATACAG GGTCTTCTGTGCGCGCACGATGCTGTCGCCCAGAAGGACTATTATCCCCGATTGCCAGAGATTCCCCTAGAAGTGGACGAAGACGAGGAAACGGTGAAGATCGTGCAGCTTGTGAAGTCGAACGAGCCCTTG TGTGGTGCCGGCGTTGAACCGATCGTG GGGGCGACCATAAAAACGTGCGAGGTCACTGGCAAGATCGTGATAGCGCGAATAATGCACGGCGGCGCGGCCGATAGATCCGGCCTCATTCACGTCGGAGACGAGGTTTGCGAGGTCAACGGCATCAGCGTCGAAGGAAAGACTCCGAACTGTGTTCTTAAGATACTG CAAAATTCGGAAGGTACCATAACGTTTAAGATAGTTCCTGCCGACAGCAAGGGGGGTATTCGGGAGAGCAAG GTGCGAGTGAGAGCACACTTTTCGTACAAAGCTTCCGAAGATCCGTACATACCTTGCAAGGAGGCTGGACTAGATTTTTCCAATGGTGAGGTCCTCCACATCGTCAGTCAGGATGACGCTTATTG GTGGCAAGCTAGACGCGAGGGTGATAGAAACATGAGAGCTGGCTTGATCCCCAGCAGAGCTCTTCAGGAGAGACGGATTATTCTCGAGAGACAGCAAAAGGAAAAGATCGATGATGATAATATAA AGAACGACGATTTCGACCGGGAAGAAATACCGACCTACGAAGAGGTCGCCAAGCTCTATCCGAGACCTGGCCTGTACCGGCCGGTGGTTCTGATCGGGCCACCGGGAGTCGGCAGGAACGAGCTGAAGAGGCGGCTAATGGCCACCGATCCCGATAAGTACAAGACGCCCGTGCCTT ATACTTCGAGACCACCGAGGCCGGGCGAAATAAACAGCAAAGAGTACCACTTCGTGAGCCGCGAGAAAATGGAAGAGGAGATCGACGCTGGAAAGTTTATCGAATACGGCGAGTACAAGGGTAACTTGTATGGTACCAGCTCCGAGAGCGTGAGCTCGCTGATAAACGCTGGATACGTGTGCCTGTTGAACCCACACTATCAGGCCCTCAAGATGCTTCGAACACCCCAGACGAAACCGTACGTGATATACATAAAACCACCGAGGTTCGAGATACTGAAAGAGACGAGGAACGACGCCAGAGCAAGATCTACGTTTGACGAAAGCAACTCGCGAGGTTTCACG GACGAGGAGTTTCAGGAGATCTTGCACAGCGCAGCCAGGATAGAATTCTTGTATTCTCATCTGTTCGACGAGGTAATTGTGAACGCTGACCTCTCAATGGCGTTCGAGCAGCTGGTGAACGCTGTGCATCGAGTAGAGTCAGAGCCGCTCTGGGTACCTGCCTCCTGGGTTCAATAA
- the Metro gene encoding membrane palmitoylated protein 7-like protein metro isoform X4: MTAALVMENVNWDPALSKLLNSLQENKNEIPSCTEEEFGFLSELLQSKELNALVNVHNKIVNNVKDDKFFPVLSNSMDIDIEVLDLLATRTHVSKDCKELFHLLQKPHIQGLLCAHDAVAQKDYYPRLPEIPLEVDEDEETVKIVQLVKSNEPLGATIKTCEVTGKIVIARIMHGGAADRSGLIHVGDEVCEVNGISVEGKTPNCVLKILQNSEGTITFKIVPADSKGGIRESKVRVRAHFSYKASEDPYIPCKEAGLDFSNGEVLHIVSQDDAYWWQARREGDRNMRAGLIPSRALQERRIILERQQKEKIDDDNIKNDDFDREEIPTYEEVAKLYPRPGLYRPVVLIGPPGVGRNELKRRLMATDPDKYKTPVPYTSRPPRPGEINSKEYHFVSREKMEEEIDAGKFIEYGEYKGNLYGTSSESVSSLINAGYVCLLNPHYQALKMLRTPQTKPYVIYIKPPRFEILKETRNDARARSTFDESNSRGFTDEEFQEILHSAARIEFLYSHLFDEVIVNADLSMAFEQLVNAVHRVESEPLWVPASWVQ, encoded by the exons ATGACAGCGGCGCTCGTCATGGAGAACGTGAATTGGGACCCTG CATTATCCAAACTCCTAAATTCTCTTCAGGAGAATAAGAACGAAATACCGAGCTGCACGGAGGAGGAATTCGGCTTTCTCAGCGAGTTGTTGCAGTCGAAGGAATTGAACGCCTTAGTGAACGTTCACAATAAAATCGTGAACAATGTCAAGGACGATAAATTTTTCCCGGTGCTCTCCAACTCCATGGACATCGATATCGAAGTACTGGATCTGTTAGCAACCAGAACTCACGTCTCAAAGGACTGCAAGGAACTGTTTCACCTACTCCAAAAGCCGCACATACAG GGTCTTCTGTGCGCGCACGATGCTGTCGCCCAGAAGGACTATTATCCCCGATTGCCAGAGATTCCCCTAGAAGTGGACGAAGACGAGGAAACGGTGAAGATCGTGCAGCTTGTGAAGTCGAACGAGCCCTTG GGGGCGACCATAAAAACGTGCGAGGTCACTGGCAAGATCGTGATAGCGCGAATAATGCACGGCGGCGCGGCCGATAGATCCGGCCTCATTCACGTCGGAGACGAGGTTTGCGAGGTCAACGGCATCAGCGTCGAAGGAAAGACTCCGAACTGTGTTCTTAAGATACTG CAAAATTCGGAAGGTACCATAACGTTTAAGATAGTTCCTGCCGACAGCAAGGGGGGTATTCGGGAGAGCAAG GTGCGAGTGAGAGCACACTTTTCGTACAAAGCTTCCGAAGATCCGTACATACCTTGCAAGGAGGCTGGACTAGATTTTTCCAATGGTGAGGTCCTCCACATCGTCAGTCAGGATGACGCTTATTG GTGGCAAGCTAGACGCGAGGGTGATAGAAACATGAGAGCTGGCTTGATCCCCAGCAGAGCTCTTCAGGAGAGACGGATTATTCTCGAGAGACAGCAAAAGGAAAAGATCGATGATGATAATATAA AGAACGACGATTTCGACCGGGAAGAAATACCGACCTACGAAGAGGTCGCCAAGCTCTATCCGAGACCTGGCCTGTACCGGCCGGTGGTTCTGATCGGGCCACCGGGAGTCGGCAGGAACGAGCTGAAGAGGCGGCTAATGGCCACCGATCCCGATAAGTACAAGACGCCCGTGCCTT ATACTTCGAGACCACCGAGGCCGGGCGAAATAAACAGCAAAGAGTACCACTTCGTGAGCCGCGAGAAAATGGAAGAGGAGATCGACGCTGGAAAGTTTATCGAATACGGCGAGTACAAGGGTAACTTGTATGGTACCAGCTCCGAGAGCGTGAGCTCGCTGATAAACGCTGGATACGTGTGCCTGTTGAACCCACACTATCAGGCCCTCAAGATGCTTCGAACACCCCAGACGAAACCGTACGTGATATACATAAAACCACCGAGGTTCGAGATACTGAAAGAGACGAGGAACGACGCCAGAGCAAGATCTACGTTTGACGAAAGCAACTCGCGAGGTTTCACG GACGAGGAGTTTCAGGAGATCTTGCACAGCGCAGCCAGGATAGAATTCTTGTATTCTCATCTGTTCGACGAGGTAATTGTGAACGCTGACCTCTCAATGGCGTTCGAGCAGCTGGTGAACGCTGTGCATCGAGTAGAGTCAGAGCCGCTCTGGGTACCTGCCTCCTGGGTTCAATAA
- the LOC143188468 gene encoding uncharacterized protein LOC143188468: MASGSTMGRSRGNKLSTTNEILPKRTSLPSEIKYDVGDSTLLSARQRSSRQRARRIVEDSWQINGLQASRVKCNSLVKGNTCTVNKYSIIASRGELARNNYAPRETPAPCIVNKKTKPIVDASTRAKYRDNFLEEKLSGKQLPKDGAESKGIKKVQRAIHKSFSVPVNLTEDLPAYEKPGRRPPEEGILKKSSSFLANLTHSACKITERRSTDTSSKLGKDYADAYLAGVGASSRYSILKDYFSVSDDDSENNHLLRSPSVQTLPIERKKKSSRVKKSVSFSSDTSFEEKRAPYRNIAVHEVKVYCKGVLQDRSVRENAIVAKVPPSWDTPSEGRSALLRAARDADDSALSEIAIQVRKFGFGDIDVNMTDSSGRTAVSYMAGNGAPAMLELTLSFDGVDPNIPDNEGNTPLHFAAQAGQAECLNILLQRCPDIEVDARNSSGFTPLMKAALQGRTKCAKILLFAGANPTLRDHGRGLRAEQWARFCGRYVCAEVIERFARHRLLERSTSCRWGSEPELAAKVLQGKVVPIPTTPLSPPSSGLKSKIRKVFRTTSGPDRNFSLVSQLTSAALCASSPALPKSSEVPPVVKSLLRPLSVPQLRVTLVSPQDFLEQTKDKYGTNFTEKIENTTVKTSRSKKKNK, from the exons ATGGCGTCTGGATCGACAATGGGGAGGAGTCGAGGGAATAAATTGTCGACGACTAACGAGATTCTTCCCAAGAGGACTTCCTTACCCAGTGAAATTAAATACGACGTTGGAGACTCTACACTTCTGTCTGCCAGGCAACGCAGCAGTCGTCAG AGAGCTCGACGAATCGTGGAAGACAGCTGGCAGATAAATGGTCTCCAGGCGTCGCGAGTAAAGTGCAATTCGTTGGTAAAGGGCAATACCTGCACCGTGAACAAGTACAGTATCATCGCCTCTAGGGGCGAGCTCGCTCGAAATAACTACGCGCCGAGAGAGACGCCGGCGCCGTGCATCGTTAACAAGAAGACCAAGCCGATCGTCGATGCGAGCACTCGCGCCAAATATCGGGACAACTTTCTCGAAGAAAAGCTCTCGGGCAAACAGCTCCCAAAGGACGGCGCAGAATCGAAGGGCATCAAGAAAGTTCAACGCGCCATCCACAAGTCGTTTTCGGTCCCAGTCAATCTAACAGAAG ACCTCCCAGCGTACGAGAAGCCAGGACGCAGGCCGCCTGAGGAGGGTATTCTGAAAAAGTCTTCCTCTTTCTTGGCGAATCTCACCCACTCCGCGTGCAAAATAACAGAACGAAGATCCACCGATACTTCCTCAAAGCTAGGGAAAGATTACGCGGATGCGTATCTTGCGGGAGTTGGAGCCTCGTCCAGGTACTCTATTCTGAAGGATTACTTCTCGGTTTCGGACGACGACAGCGAGAACAACCACCTTCTACGATCGCCTAGCGTCCAGACGCTGCCGATAGAGCGGAAGAAGAAAAGCAGTCGCGTGAAGAAATCGGTGTCCTTCAGCTCGGACACGAGCTTCGAGGAGAAACGCGCGCCCTACAGGAACATCGCTGTTCACGAGGTCAAGGTCTACTGCAAGGGGGTTCTGCAAG ATCGCAGCGTGCGCGAGAACGCGATCGTCGCGAAAGTGCCGCCGTCTTGGGATACACCCTCCGAGGGCCGATCGGCCCTTCTGAGGGCTGCCAGGGATGCCGACGACTCGGCCCTCAGCGAAATCGCGATCCAGGTGCGGAAGTTTGGGTTTGGAGACATCGACGTCAATATGACTGATAGCAGCGGCAGG ACCGCTGTAAGCTACATGGCTGGAAACGGTGCCCCAGCGATGTTGGAGCTAACTCTGTCGTTCGATGGGGTGGACCCGAATATTCCCGACAACGAGGGCAACACGCCTCTACACTTTGCCGCACAAGCGG GTCAAGCGGAGTGTCTGAACATCCTACTTCAAAGGTGCCCAGACATCGAGGTGGACGCTAGGAACTCCTCGGGATTTACACCACTGATGAAGGCCGCCCTCCAAGGAAGGACCAAGTGCGCGAAAATTTTATTATTCGCTG GCGCGAATCCAACATTGAGGGATCACGGGAGAGGATTGAGAGCGGAACAGTGGGCCAGATTTTGTGGAAGGTATGTCTGTGCCGAAGTGATAGAGAGGTTTGCTAGACATCGACTTCTGGAGAGGTCGACGTCGTGTCGATGGGGCAGTGAACCAGAACTAGCGGCAAAAGTACTGCAAGGAAAG GTGGTACCTATTCCCACAACTCCCCTGTCGCCTCCGTCTTCAGGATTAAAATCAAAAATAAGGAAAGTGTTTCGTACAACGTCTGGGCCAGATCGAAATTTCTCCTTAGTGTCGCAGCTAACTAGCGCCGCCCTTTGCGCTAGCAGCCCAGCGTTACCGAAGTCCAGTGAAGTCCCTCCTGTAGTCAAGAGTCTTCTGCGTCCTCTGAGTGTTCCACAATTAAG GGTAACTTTGGTATCGCCACAAGATTTCTTAGAACAGACGAAAGACAAATATGGGACAAATTTCACGGAGAAGATCGAAAACACGACAGTGAAGACGTCGCGATCGAAGAAGAAAAACAAATAG
- the LOC143187219 gene encoding uncharacterized protein LOC143187219 has translation MHSYLYKIVSKTSAYDTAARVARFIQLSSNRVAFECQGLGQCQRYNKPRFTGHSFRLLSHSGVLNRLKPLVGQCHTDARSDDRRTEAYCTLEENAANPLGGLLEEKRLNKKSSRRDRARVEEGARRLVETDAVELACTSCEAIRKARLGFQGTSPTPYADTRCPVIRDTDASVISECFRGNDRLSARGPNSLSPEFLRKPVPRETRRPFSKCLNYFVSFAFHSHLDLSPCRAYHLSTFKPPDNVISRLDATYFRRRSSETRLNPKPACSSSCSVL, from the exons ATGCATTCATATCTTTATAAAATCG TCTCTAAAACGTCCGCCTACGATACAGCTGCAAGAGTCGCTCGATTTATCCAACTTTCATCCAATCGTGTCGCGTTTGAATGCCAGGGACTCGGCCAGTGTCAAAGGTACAATAAGCCTCGGTTCACTGGTCACAGCTTTCGTTTACTCAGTCACAGCGGAGTATTAAATAGGCTAAAACCTCTGGTTGGTCAATGTCACACGGATG CAAGATCTGATGATCGAAGAACCGAGGCTTACTGCACGCTGGAGGAAAATGCAGCGAACCCACTGGGCGGGCTGCTGGAGGAAAAAAGGCTAAATAAGAAGTCGTCGAGACGTGATCGTGCGCGCGTGGAGGAAGGTGCGCGC CGTTTAGTTGAAACGGATGCGGTAGAACTCGCGTGCACGTCTTGCGAGGCGATCCGGAAGGCACGACTCGGTTTTCAAGGAACTTCTCCTACTCCGTACGCTGACACTCGCTGCCCCGTGATCCGCGACACCGACGCCTCAGTGATTTCCGAGTGTTTCCGCGGGAACGATCGACTTTCGGCACGCGGGCCCAACTCGCTTTCGCCTGAATTTCTGCGAAAGCCTGTCCCGCGAGAAACCAGACGGCCGTTTAGTAAGTGTCTGAACTATTTCGTCTCGTTTGCATTTCACTCGCATTTGGATCTCTCGCCTTGTCGAGCATACCACCTTTCAACGTTCAAGCCACCTGATAACGTAATTTCGCGACTTGACGCCACGTACTTTCGCCGACGTAGCTCCGAGACAAGATTAAATCCAAAG CCCGCCTGCTCAAGTTCGTGCAGCGTTCTTTAG
- the Wus gene encoding TM2 and DnaJ domain-containing protein wurst codes for METKMKLTNGYAEETGNTSAKGQKSTFWAYVLWLFGGLVGAHHVYLERDAQAFVYFSTFGGYVGLGWLRDIYRIPSYVADANEDPRFIDDFKQKVRTNAKPPFSSVRFAAETGVAYLWAELYRNAIPSDEVFGINFRHLLILTPVVIALGVWVVGNIGREEGSIWIALCAAYLFYPTLSYIGDDSMWIFLMVIASSLSFDTFSKQWRLKRRKKRSLFRRSLCLGLAVVIYLSLIGSFLYFNAVITDSEGEEIKLSEAIQHFLTSPIWLDLKASLEGTWNQAVHQGFWATWAQLIDLTDPRGEINAYKVLGLSQTATQTEITSRWRTLSRDNHPDKIKGSEAERRQAQEKFMEIQQAYEILSKAKNRRQRRNRKSE; via the exons ATGGAGACAAAAATGAAACTGACAAATGGGTACGCCGAGGAAACGGGCAATACCTCGGCGAAGGGTCAAAAGTCGACGTTTTGGGCTTACGTGTTGTGGCTGTTCGGAGGACTAGTCGGCGCGCACCACGTGTACCTCGAAAGAGACGCCCAGGCTTTCGTGTACTTTAGCACCTTTGGTGGATATGTAGGTCTCGGATGGCTTCGAGACATTTATAGGATTCCTTCGTACGTGGCTGACGCGAACGAGGATCCTCGTTTTATCGACGACTTTAAACAGAAAGTTCGAACCAACGCTAAG CCACCGTTTTCGTCAGTGAGATTCGCTGCCGAAACTGGAGTCGCCTATTTGTGGGCCGAACTGTATCGCAATGCCATCCCTTCAGACGAAGTCTTTGGGATTAATTTTCGGCATTTACTAATTCTAACGCCTGTCGTCATCGCCTTAG GCGTCTGGGTCGTTGGAAACATAGGCAGAGAAGAGGGATCCATATGGATCGCTCTCTGCGCAGCGTACTTGTTTTATCCGACGCTGTCCTACATCGGGGACGACAGCATGTGGATATTCCTGATGGTCATAGCGTCCAGCTTAAGTTTCGATACGTTTAGCAAACAATGGAGACTGAAacgaagaaagaaaagaagccTCTTTCGAAGGTCTTTGTGCCTCGGTCTGGCTGTTGTTATCTATCTCTCTTTAATAGGGAGTTTTCTATACTTCAATGCTGTGATCACCGATAGCGAGGGGGAAGAGATCAAACTGTCTGAAGCTATCCAGCATTTCTTGACGTCCCCTATATGGCTCGATCTTAAG GCAAGTCTTGAGGGAACCTGGAACCAAGCGGTTCATCAAGGCTTCTGGGCGACATGGGCGCAACTGATAGACCTCACCGATCCTCGGGGCGAAATAAACGCATATAAA GTTTTGGGTCTCTCTCAAACCGCCACGCAAACGGAAATAACGTCTCGCTGGAGAACTCTGTCGAGGGACAACCACCCTGATAAGATAAAGGGAAGCGAGGCAGAGAGACGACAGGCTCAGGAGAAGTTCATGGAGATACAGCAGGCGTATGAGATTCTGTCAAAGGCAAAGAATCGTAGACAGCGACGCAACAGAAAATCCGAGTGA